A section of the Flavobacterium sp. CG_23.5 genome encodes:
- a CDS encoding IgGFc-binding protein encodes MKKTLLIFFTFLSISCFAQFSKTHYIPPLTSGTTGGVTPEEHYLYISTPSISDVKVKVIEIGGNVFTNTINKNNPWIYFIGNGNNTQIFTPNTSIGILNNKGYIVEAEDLIYTSLRTNAGLHNQAGGLVSKGNSALGKEFRIGAMLNKFNTTGLMNFASILSVENGTNITISNIPVGTILTNGVTITGPLTISLNKNESYVLAIENNGSNFKSTNIIGGLISSDKDIVVNAGSFGGSNYEGPNTNNSSGRDLGFDQIVSFEKTGKEYIFIKGLGSDVLERVLLIAHKDNTKIYTNGNPTPITKNAGEYLILDGSSYSNNNLYVTSSENVFAYQSIGGTNSPANQNLFFVPPINCSTPSIVDNIPMINAIGDVSYVGSINVVTESGATVLINDNPITSSPTTINANPGFVYYTVNGLSGNVSVKSTKQVYVSYSGNSGAATYGGYYSGFDTKPEIVTDKISIWQTPSVLLIKIYLMPMQINQL; translated from the coding sequence ATGAAAAAAACTTTACTTATTTTCTTTACTTTTTTATCAATAAGCTGCTTTGCCCAATTTAGTAAAACACATTATATTCCGCCATTAACCTCAGGAACTACAGGAGGTGTTACTCCAGAGGAACATTATTTATACATTTCTACCCCCAGCATTAGTGATGTGAAAGTAAAAGTAATTGAAATTGGCGGAAACGTATTTACTAATACAATCAACAAAAACAATCCTTGGATTTACTTTATTGGTAACGGTAACAACACACAAATTTTCACACCAAATACAAGTATTGGAATATTAAATAATAAAGGATATATTGTAGAAGCCGAGGATTTAATTTATACCAGCTTACGAACAAATGCAGGATTACATAATCAAGCGGGAGGATTAGTATCTAAGGGAAATAGCGCCTTGGGGAAGGAATTTAGAATTGGAGCGATGTTAAACAAATTTAACACTACTGGCTTAATGAATTTTGCATCCATTCTGTCTGTTGAAAATGGTACTAATATAACGATTTCCAATATTCCTGTTGGTACAATATTAACTAATGGAGTTACTATTACCGGTCCTCTAACTATTTCTTTAAATAAAAATGAAAGTTACGTTTTAGCAATAGAAAATAATGGAAGTAATTTTAAAAGCACAAATATCATAGGTGGTTTAATAAGTTCTGACAAAGATATTGTTGTGAATGCAGGTTCTTTTGGAGGCAGTAACTATGAAGGCCCAAACACTAACAATTCCTCTGGAAGAGATCTTGGCTTTGATCAAATAGTTTCTTTTGAAAAAACTGGAAAAGAATATATTTTCATCAAAGGATTAGGAAGTGATGTTTTGGAACGTGTGTTGCTAATTGCGCATAAGGACAATACCAAAATTTATACAAATGGAAATCCGACTCCAATTACAAAAAACGCAGGTGAATATCTAATACTAGACGGAAGCAGTTATAGCAATAATAATCTTTACGTTACAAGTTCAGAGAATGTCTTTGCGTATCAAAGTATTGGCGGAACCAACTCACCTGCAAATCAAAATTTATTTTTTGTTCCACCTATCAATTGTTCTACTCCAAGTATAGTTGATAACATTCCCATGATAAATGCAATAGGGGATGTATCTTATGTTGGAAGTATAAATGTTGTTACTGAATCCGGTGCCACTGTTTTAATTAATGATAATCCAATTACCTCCAGTCCGACAACCATAAATGCAAACCCAGGTTTTGTTTATTATACTGTTAATGGATTGTCAGGAAATGTAAGTGTAAAATCCACCAAACAAGTTTATGTTTCCTATTCAGGTAACAGTGGAGCTGCAACTTACGGAGGTTACTATTCTGGTTTTGATACTAAACCGGAAATTGTTACGGATAAAATTTCAATTTGGCAAACTCCATCAGTTTTACTCATAAAAATTTATCTGATGCCAATGCAAATAAATCAACTTTGA
- a CDS encoding T9SS type B sorting domain-containing protein, giving the protein MANSISFTHKNLSDANANKSTLKFFAVCVPKDSDGDGITDDLDSDSDNDGIPDTTESQKNVSVILSNSDTNNNGLDTNFEPGFTPIDTDNDSVPDYLDLDSDNDGILDSVETGIDTDADGIRNYRDLDSDKDLCSDVVEAGFTDGDGDGKFGNSPLTVNSTGLVNGAPYSVPNPNYLISAPIIISKQPAVAPTCELQNATISVTDNGGNTYQWQFSTNGATWNNITNNSTYSGALTNNLTITSVKNTMNGYKYRVQLNKVGNSCGLLSTDATLTVYALPVVTNVTIIQCDDDLDAITTFNLTIKNDEISSNFNNESFTYYKTLAGANNPDASQLITTPLAFVNTTPSTMTIWTRVQNANGCYSVAQITLKVLATQIPKTFKKSFEACDDFLDIDGNNTINNNKRDGISTFNFSSVTANIKAMLPPGNYTVSYYRNKTDALSQVNVITDVTNYRNIGYPNTQQIWGRVDSDVDNACYGLGPYVSLTVEKLPFANTVIIPRQCDDDQDGKFTFNTSTLESDVLKGQTNVKVTYFDQSNKPLPSPFPATFSTKSQTIKAVVTNTTSLSCSDETSIVFVVDDLPEAFPIATSMTTVCDDEADPLFQDGKFGFDTSTFENTILAGQTGMIVKYFDKKGTLLPSPLPNPFISTTQNITAVVENPINPNCSASVIIPFIVNPQPKINLNSNGNEDELVCSNQPTFFVKLNAGIQDGSLTSDYTYIWTKDNKVLVSESGPTLDVNAAGNYTVEVATLLGCSRTRKIKVTASDIAKIASIEIVDLSETNTVTVNVTGQGQYEYSLDESSGPFQLSNFFTSVPSGIHEVFINDINGCGTVSKTISVIGVPKYFTPNGDGYNDYWNVKGINTNFNSNSTIYIYDRYGKLLKQVIPTSQGWDGTFNGTPLPGDDYWFTIKLEDGRETKGHFSLKR; this is encoded by the coding sequence TTGGCAAACTCCATCAGTTTTACTCATAAAAATTTATCTGATGCCAATGCAAATAAATCAACTTTGAAGTTTTTTGCTGTTTGTGTACCAAAAGATTCTGATGGCGACGGCATCACAGATGATTTAGATTCTGATAGTGATAATGATGGAATTCCTGATACAACCGAGTCACAAAAAAACGTTTCGGTAATATTATCAAATTCTGACACTAACAATAATGGTCTTGATACTAATTTTGAGCCCGGATTTACTCCAATTGACACAGACAATGATAGCGTTCCAGATTATTTAGATTTAGATAGCGATAATGATGGAATTCTAGATTCAGTAGAAACAGGAATCGATACTGACGCTGATGGAATAAGAAATTATCGCGATTTAGACAGCGATAAAGATTTGTGTTCAGATGTTGTCGAAGCTGGATTTACTGATGGCGATGGTGATGGAAAATTTGGAAATTCACCCCTAACAGTCAACTCGACTGGACTTGTTAATGGTGCGCCTTACAGCGTTCCAAATCCCAATTATTTAATTTCGGCGCCAATCATAATTTCAAAACAACCTGCAGTTGCTCCTACTTGTGAATTACAAAATGCCACAATTTCAGTAACTGATAATGGAGGGAACACTTATCAATGGCAATTTTCAACTAATGGCGCAACTTGGAATAACATTACAAATAATAGCACCTATTCTGGAGCTTTAACAAATAACCTAACAATAACAAGTGTAAAAAACACAATGAATGGATATAAATATCGTGTTCAACTAAATAAAGTTGGAAATAGCTGCGGTTTACTTTCAACCGACGCCACATTAACCGTTTATGCTTTACCTGTCGTTACTAATGTGACAATTATTCAATGTGATGATGACTTAGATGCCATTACAACTTTTAATTTAACTATAAAAAACGATGAAATTTCCAGCAATTTCAACAATGAATCTTTTACTTATTATAAGACTTTAGCAGGAGCAAATAATCCGGATGCATCGCAATTGATCACAACTCCATTAGCTTTTGTAAATACTACACCTAGCACAATGACGATTTGGACTCGAGTTCAAAATGCAAACGGATGTTATAGCGTTGCCCAAATAACCCTAAAAGTACTTGCTACTCAAATTCCAAAAACCTTCAAAAAATCATTTGAAGCCTGTGACGATTTCTTAGATATTGATGGAAATAACACCATAAATAACAATAAAAGAGATGGGATTTCGACATTCAATTTCAGTAGCGTTACCGCAAATATAAAGGCGATGCTTCCACCAGGAAATTATACGGTAAGCTATTACCGTAATAAAACCGATGCACTATCGCAAGTAAACGTTATAACTGATGTAACAAATTATAGAAATATTGGTTATCCAAATACGCAACAAATTTGGGGACGTGTGGATAGCGATGTGGATAACGCCTGCTATGGGCTGGGACCATATGTATCCTTAACCGTAGAAAAACTACCGTTTGCAAATACAGTAATAATCCCTAGACAGTGCGACGATGATCAAGATGGAAAATTTACTTTTAACACTTCAACCTTAGAATCAGATGTATTAAAAGGGCAAACAAATGTGAAAGTCACTTATTTTGATCAGAGTAATAAACCGTTGCCAAGTCCATTTCCGGCTACGTTTTCTACTAAATCTCAAACCATAAAAGCGGTTGTAACTAACACGACATCTTTAAGCTGCTCTGATGAAACTTCCATCGTTTTTGTCGTAGATGATTTACCAGAAGCTTTTCCAATAGCAACATCTATGACAACCGTTTGCGATGATGAAGCAGATCCTTTATTTCAAGACGGGAAATTTGGTTTTGACACCAGCACTTTTGAAAATACAATTTTGGCGGGTCAAACAGGAATGATAGTCAAATATTTTGACAAGAAAGGAACTTTATTACCAAGTCCATTACCCAATCCATTTATAAGCACTACACAAAACATTACAGCCGTAGTAGAAAACCCTATTAATCCAAATTGTAGTGCTTCCGTGATTATACCTTTTATTGTCAATCCACAACCCAAAATAAATTTAAATTCAAACGGAAATGAAGACGAATTAGTTTGTTCTAATCAGCCAACATTTTTCGTGAAACTGAATGCAGGAATACAAGATGGTTCCCTTACAAGTGATTACACTTATATTTGGACAAAAGACAATAAAGTTTTGGTTAGCGAATCTGGTCCGACATTAGATGTAAATGCTGCAGGTAATTATACGGTTGAAGTAGCCACACTTTTAGGTTGCAGTAGAACTCGAAAGATTAAAGTTACTGCATCAGATATTGCAAAAATTGCAAGTATTGAAATTGTTGATTTATCAGAAACAAATACAGTAACGGTAAACGTAACCGGGCAAGGACAATATGAATATAGTTTAGACGAATCATCTGGGCCTTTCCAACTATCCAATTTTTTTACTAGTGTACCTTCCGGAATTCACGAAGTATTTATTAATGATATCAATGGATGTGGTACCGTTAGTAAAACTATTTCGGTAATTGGTGTTCCAAAATATTTTACCCCAAACGGTGACGGGTATAATGATTACTGGAATGTAAAAGGCATAAATACGAATTTTAATTCAAATTCAACTATTTACATCTATGATCGTTATGGAAAGCTTCTCAAACAAGTAATTCCGACAAGTCAAGGTTGGGATGGAACTTTTAATGGAACTCCATTGCCAGGGGATGATTATTGGTTTACCATTAAATTAGAAGATGGAAGAGAAACGAAAGGACATTTTAGTTTGAAAAGATAA
- a CDS encoding T9SS type B sorting domain-containing protein, with the protein MNFKILFVFFLLFYVAPAFAQKEAAIWYFGNTAGLDFNSGSPITLSNGQLNTAEGCTSIADKDGNLLFYTDGSIVYDKSHQVMPNGFGLLGHNSSTQSAIIVPKPNNPNLYYIFIVDQPNPKNVDDDPYNNEDPPNNGLNYSLVDLRLNNGLGDIVISEKNIHLITYDKNNTEDVKYKCSEKITAVQHADGVSFWIITHFKDTFYSFKISTLGVDKKPIPTSTNLNVPLGGYISNAIGYLKTSPNGKKIAIANSSMKLNDELDPKGNVIRNTGNVWLYDFDTGSGKVSNGFSIMSGTNPYGLEFSAKSKKLYVTVNRFNPDGITLGSSLIQFDLKSSNIIGSNTTIITSAYVAGALQLGLDEKIYRSGYPILTDSSNKLSVINNPELNGTSCNFLQNEIDLKGGFAKLGLPPFITSLFLYAFSYEFNCLGQATHFYINSVEKIDSVLWDFGDGTTSTDINAYHTYQNIGDYKVTLIKTINGENREPLEKTITIYEIPKIISTPYKLIQCDTQDNLPTDGLASFNLALANEPISLGKKDFQVFYYHSILEAENDLNNSNSIPTNYRNTIPDEILYAKVTPPNSSCYSIATVILHANKNILILPQAMRECDLGNGKGLFNLKQKKELIKTELNLPSDVRLYFYSNEDDASLGVNELEDQYTSISKIIYIRAENNEGCYGTGNFEIIVVSTPKINTLVKRILCEGNSTSIVLDAGIIFPALLTDYTYKWSTGEITPTIKINREGDYTVIVKNKSDCEVSRKCSVSISYLAKVNNIIIHDLQQLNEVIIELSNPNDYRYMIHFQNGTSTPFQSTPIFENVPGGFHELIIENNDGCGRILKNIAVLDAPKFFTPNSDGYNDYWNLKGINSPFYKNAIIFIFDRYGKLLKQLSPSSLGWDGNYNKEQLPSDDYWFTIKLEDGREAKGHFSLKR; encoded by the coding sequence ATGAACTTTAAAATATTATTTGTCTTTTTTCTACTTTTTTATGTAGCTCCTGCTTTTGCCCAAAAAGAAGCGGCTATATGGTACTTTGGAAATACTGCCGGGCTTGATTTTAATTCAGGAAGCCCTATAACTTTGTCGAATGGTCAATTAAATACAGCTGAAGGTTGTACCAGCATTGCCGATAAAGATGGAAATTTACTTTTTTACACTGATGGTTCAATAGTTTACGACAAATCTCATCAGGTTATGCCTAATGGATTTGGTCTATTGGGTCATAACTCAAGTACGCAATCGGCCATTATTGTTCCTAAACCGAACAATCCAAATTTGTATTATATATTCATAGTTGACCAACCCAATCCAAAAAATGTAGATGATGATCCATATAATAATGAAGACCCTCCAAATAACGGATTAAATTATTCCTTAGTGGATCTAAGATTAAATAATGGCTTGGGTGATATTGTTATATCCGAAAAAAACATTCACTTAATAACTTACGATAAAAATAACACGGAGGATGTAAAATATAAATGTTCTGAAAAAATAACAGCTGTACAGCATGCTGATGGAGTTTCGTTTTGGATAATAACTCATTTTAAAGACACATTTTATTCCTTTAAAATAAGTACACTTGGAGTGGATAAAAAACCAATCCCTACATCTACAAATTTAAATGTTCCGCTGGGTGGTTATATTTCCAATGCAATAGGCTATTTAAAAACATCACCAAATGGTAAAAAAATTGCTATAGCTAATTCATCAATGAAACTAAATGACGAATTAGACCCCAAAGGCAATGTAATAAGAAATACAGGAAATGTCTGGCTCTATGATTTTGATACAGGGTCTGGAAAAGTAAGTAATGGATTTTCAATAATGAGTGGAACAAATCCCTACGGATTAGAGTTTTCCGCAAAATCAAAAAAACTTTATGTAACTGTAAACCGTTTTAATCCCGATGGAATTACATTAGGTAGTTCCTTAATTCAATTTGATCTTAAAAGTTCAAATATCATTGGTTCAAATACAACAATAATAACCTCCGCTTATGTAGCCGGAGCTTTACAATTAGGTCTCGACGAAAAAATATATCGGTCTGGTTACCCTATTTTAACCGATAGCTCAAATAAATTGTCTGTAATAAACAATCCAGAATTAAATGGTACTTCTTGTAATTTTTTACAAAATGAAATCGATTTAAAGGGCGGTTTTGCAAAATTGGGTTTACCGCCATTTATAACTTCATTATTTTTATATGCCTTTAGCTATGAATTTAATTGTTTGGGACAAGCTACACATTTTTATATCAATTCTGTTGAAAAAATAGACTCTGTGCTTTGGGATTTTGGAGACGGAACCACCTCTACAGACATAAATGCTTATCATACATATCAAAACATAGGTGATTACAAAGTAACTTTGATAAAAACCATCAACGGAGAAAATAGAGAACCACTCGAAAAAACAATAACTATATATGAAATTCCCAAAATAATTTCAACACCATATAAATTAATCCAATGTGATACACAAGATAATTTACCGACAGATGGATTAGCCTCTTTCAATTTAGCGCTGGCTAATGAACCAATTAGCTTAGGTAAAAAAGATTTTCAAGTATTTTATTATCACAGTATCCTTGAAGCAGAAAACGATCTTAATAATTCTAACTCTATTCCCACTAATTATCGCAACACCATCCCAGATGAAATTCTATATGCAAAAGTTACACCACCGAATTCTTCCTGTTATAGTATCGCTACTGTTATTTTACATGCTAATAAAAACATATTAATTTTACCTCAGGCAATGCGTGAATGTGATCTTGGTAATGGTAAAGGACTTTTTAATTTAAAACAAAAGAAGGAATTAATAAAAACTGAGTTGAATTTACCATCAGATGTTCGTTTGTATTTCTATTCTAATGAAGATGATGCTTCATTAGGTGTAAATGAATTAGAAGATCAGTACACATCGATTTCTAAAATAATATACATTCGAGCTGAAAATAATGAGGGATGTTATGGAACAGGAAATTTTGAAATTATAGTAGTATCAACCCCAAAAATAAATACCTTAGTAAAAAGAATACTATGTGAAGGCAATAGCACTTCAATTGTATTAGATGCTGGTATTATCTTTCCAGCACTTCTTACTGATTATACCTACAAATGGTCAACAGGGGAAATAACACCCACCATTAAAATAAATAGAGAGGGGGATTATACGGTTATTGTAAAAAATAAATCAGATTGCGAAGTATCTCGAAAATGCAGTGTAAGTATATCCTATTTAGCAAAAGTAAACAACATAATCATTCATGATTTACAGCAATTAAATGAAGTTATAATTGAGCTTAGCAATCCCAATGATTATAGGTACATGATTCATTTTCAAAATGGGACTTCTACCCCATTTCAAAGTACACCGATTTTCGAAAATGTACCCGGCGGGTTTCATGAATTAATTATTGAAAACAATGATGGATGTGGTCGCATACTGAAAAATATTGCTGTTTTAGATGCACCGAAATTCTTCACGCCTAATAGTGATGGCTACAACGATTATTGGAACTTAAAAGGAATAAATTCTCCTTTTTATAAAAATGCCATTATTTTTATTTTTGATCGCTATGGTAAACTTCTTAAACAATTGTCCCCTTCAAGCCTAGGCTGGGATGGAAATTATAATAAAGAACAATTACCATCTGATGATTACTGGTTTACCATTAAACTTGAAGATGGAAGAGAAGCTAAGGGACATTTTAGTTTGAAAAGATAA
- a CDS encoding PAS domain S-box protein produces MKNKTNQIIITYILISLFVAILCHKLFQKFIYTANFQNYNFVKDLLFITFTGIAYKLILSKNDNRNSAIFEKLKNTNDEIKESNEKYDIVAKATSDTIWDWKIQEDSLSWNKGIEVIFGYTQNEVGSSSKWWFEKIHPEDSIKMSIKLYSFIEQKTENWQDQYRFKCADGSYKYVLDRGFLLKDEEGKATRMIGAIQDITKQKEEEQRLKLLETVITQSRDSIIITEADSKNTRIPKIIYVNPAFSIMSGYHTDEIIGKTPNIFKGPNSDKQEYKKLITALKKKQECLIETISYKKNKEEYWVRFSMIPIYDTENEHSHWISIQRDVTEEKKQEKEKEQLIRELTQNNKDLKQFSYITSHNLRAPLSNLTGLLNLIEDIPIEDQELKEILNGFSKSTHLLNDTINDLVKVIIIKDNASIQKEDVFLKEIFENVFSQLSFQIELFKPIIKLNFEKISVLNTNKAYFESILLNLLTNALKYKSENRKLKITITANETDDTVYLIFKDNGIGIDLERNRDKVFGLYQRFHNYPDSKGLGLYLVKSQVETMGGTISIESEVNKGTTFTLTFKNKE; encoded by the coding sequence ATGAAAAACAAAACCAATCAAATAATTATAACCTATATCCTCATCTCTCTATTTGTGGCAATCCTTTGCCACAAATTATTCCAAAAATTTATCTACACTGCTAACTTTCAAAACTATAATTTCGTTAAAGATTTGTTGTTTATAACTTTTACAGGGATTGCTTACAAATTAATTTTATCAAAAAATGACAATAGGAACTCTGCAATTTTTGAAAAACTCAAGAATACAAATGATGAAATTAAAGAGTCAAATGAAAAATATGACATTGTAGCAAAAGCAACAAGCGACACTATTTGGGATTGGAAAATACAGGAAGATAGCTTATCCTGGAACAAAGGAATAGAAGTGATTTTTGGATACACCCAAAATGAAGTTGGCTCTAGTTCCAAATGGTGGTTTGAAAAAATCCATCCAGAAGACAGTATCAAAATGTCAATTAAACTATATTCCTTTATAGAACAAAAAACGGAAAACTGGCAAGATCAATACCGTTTTAAATGTGCCGATGGTTCCTATAAATACGTTTTAGACAGAGGTTTCCTTTTAAAAGATGAGGAAGGAAAAGCCACACGAATGATAGGTGCAATCCAGGATATTACAAAACAAAAAGAGGAAGAGCAACGGCTTAAATTATTAGAAACAGTTATTACTCAATCCAGAGATTCAATAATTATCACAGAAGCGGATTCTAAAAACACCCGGATTCCAAAAATAATCTATGTAAATCCTGCTTTCTCCATTATGTCAGGATACCATACTGATGAAATCATCGGAAAAACACCAAATATTTTTAAAGGTCCCAATTCTGATAAACAAGAATATAAAAAATTAATTACTGCCTTAAAAAAGAAACAAGAATGTCTGATTGAAACTATAAGCTATAAAAAAAATAAAGAGGAATATTGGGTTCGTTTCTCTATGATTCCAATTTACGATACAGAAAATGAGCATTCACATTGGATATCAATCCAAAGAGATGTCACGGAGGAAAAAAAACAAGAAAAAGAAAAAGAACAATTGATCCGCGAATTAACACAAAACAACAAAGATTTAAAGCAGTTTTCCTATATTACATCGCACAACCTTAGAGCGCCATTATCCAATCTGACCGGACTTTTAAACTTAATCGAAGACATTCCTATTGAAGACCAAGAATTAAAAGAAATTTTAAACGGTTTTAGTAAATCCACTCATTTATTAAATGACACCATAAATGATTTAGTTAAAGTTATTATTATAAAAGACAATGCTTCTATCCAGAAAGAAGATGTATTTCTAAAAGAAATCTTTGAAAATGTTTTTAGTCAGCTAAGCTTTCAAATTGAATTATTCAAACCAATAATAAAACTTAATTTCGAAAAAATTTCTGTTTTAAATACGAACAAAGCCTACTTCGAAAGTATATTATTAAATCTACTGACTAATGCACTAAAATATAAATCAGAAAATAGAAAACTTAAAATAACCATTACAGCTAACGAAACCGATGATACCGTTTATTTAATATTCAAGGATAATGGAATAGGGATCGATTTAGAAAGAAATAGAGACAA
- the typA gene encoding translational GTPase TypA encodes MESIRNIAIIAHVDHGKTTLVDKIMYHCQLFRDNENTGDLILDNNDLERERGITITSKNVSVVYKGTKINIIDTPGHADFGGEVERVLNMADGVCLLVDAFEGPMPQTRFVLQKALDLGLKPCVVINKVDKENCTPEEVHEKVFDLMFELGAEEWQLDFPTVYGSAKNNWMSDHWENVTDNVEALLDMVIENVPAPKVSEGTPQMLITSLDFSAFTGRIAIGRLERGILREGMPISLVKRDGTTTKSRIKELHTFEGLGRKKVQEVIAGDICAIIGVEGFEIGDTIADFENPEALKSIAIDEPTMSMLFTINDSPFFGKEGKFVTSRHIRDRLTKELEKNLAMKMGETDSADKFMVFGRGVLHLSVLIETMRREGYELQIGQPQVIIKEIDGKKCEPIEELTIDLPENLSGRAVEFVTMRKGEMLSMETKGERMIVKFNIPSRGIIGLRNQLLTATAGEAIMAHRFIGYEPYKGEIAGRNKGSLISMEKGKAIPYSIDKLQDRGKFFVEPNTEIYEGQVIGENSRADDMCVNVTKEKKQSNVRSSGNDEKARIIPPIIFSLEEALEYIQKDEYVEVTPKSIRLRKIYLTETDRKRFKI; translated from the coding sequence ATGGAATCTATTAGAAACATTGCAATTATTGCCCACGTCGATCACGGTAAAACAACTTTGGTTGATAAAATTATGTATCACTGTCAGTTATTTCGTGACAACGAAAACACAGGTGACTTAATCCTTGATAACAACGACTTAGAGCGTGAAAGAGGTATTACTATTACTTCAAAAAATGTTTCTGTAGTATACAAAGGAACAAAAATCAACATTATTGATACTCCTGGTCACGCCGATTTTGGTGGTGAGGTAGAACGTGTATTGAACATGGCTGATGGAGTTTGTCTACTTGTAGATGCTTTTGAAGGACCAATGCCACAAACGCGTTTTGTATTACAAAAAGCACTAGACCTTGGTTTAAAACCATGCGTTGTAATCAATAAAGTTGATAAAGAAAACTGTACTCCTGAAGAAGTTCATGAAAAAGTTTTTGACTTAATGTTTGAATTAGGTGCAGAAGAGTGGCAGTTAGATTTCCCTACTGTTTACGGTTCAGCTAAAAATAACTGGATGTCTGACCATTGGGAAAACGTAACTGATAATGTTGAAGCATTGTTAGATATGGTTATAGAAAATGTACCAGCTCCTAAAGTATCGGAAGGAACTCCTCAAATGTTAATTACATCTTTAGATTTCTCCGCTTTTACAGGTCGTATCGCTATTGGTCGCTTGGAAAGAGGTATATTGAGAGAAGGTATGCCAATCTCATTAGTAAAAAGAGACGGTACAACAACTAAATCTAGAATTAAAGAACTTCATACTTTTGAAGGTCTTGGTCGTAAGAAAGTTCAAGAAGTAATTGCTGGAGATATTTGTGCGATTATTGGAGTAGAAGGTTTTGAAATTGGAGATACTATCGCTGATTTTGAAAATCCGGAAGCTTTGAAATCAATTGCTATTGATGAGCCTACAATGAGTATGTTGTTTACTATTAATGACTCTCCTTTCTTCGGTAAAGAAGGAAAATTTGTAACTTCTCGTCATATTAGAGATAGATTGACAAAAGAATTAGAGAAAAATTTAGCCATGAAAATGGGTGAAACTGATTCTGCTGATAAATTTATGGTTTTTGGTCGTGGAGTATTGCACTTATCTGTTCTTATTGAAACTATGAGAAGAGAAGGATATGAATTACAAATTGGTCAACCACAAGTTATTATCAAGGAAATTGATGGTAAAAAATGTGAGCCGATTGAAGAGCTAACAATCGACTTACCTGAGAATCTTTCTGGTAGAGCTGTAGAGTTTGTTACTATGCGTAAAGGTGAAATGTTAAGCATGGAAACGAAAGGGGAGCGTATGATTGTAAAATTTAATATTCCATCTCGTGGAATTATTGGATTGCGTAATCAATTACTTACTGCAACAGCTGGTGAAGCTATTATGGCACACCGTTTCATAGGATATGAGCCTTACAAAGGAGAGATAGCAGGACGTAACAAAGGGTCATTAATTTCTATGGAAAAAGGAAAAGCTATTCCTTATTCTATCGATAAATTACAAGATCGTGGTAAGTTTTTTGTTGAACCAAATACTGAAATCTATGAAGGTCAGGTAATTGGCGAAAACTCTCGTGCTGATGATATGTGTGTAAACGTAACTAAAGAGAAAAAACAATCTAATGTACGTTCATCAGGAAATGATGAGAAAGCAAGAATTATCCCTCCGATTATTTTCTCTCTTGAAGAAGCTTTAGAGTACATTCAAAAAGATGAATATGTAGAGGTAACTCCAAAATCTATTCGTTTGCGTAAAATTTATTTGACTGAAACAGATAGAAAAAGATTTAAAATCTAA